The Streptomyces sp. NBC_00454 DNA segment CGCGGGATCGGCGGCCGGGTGAGCCCGGCGCCGCCCGCTCCGCGCTGGGTGGTGCACGGCGACTCCATCACCGAGGGCTGGTGGTCCACCCGGCCCGCGCACGGCTGGCCGGCGGTCGCGGGGCGGGCGCTCGGCTGGGACACCGTCAACCTCGGCTACGCGGGCGCCGCGCGCGGAGAGCTGGCCACCGCCGAGCAGCTCGCCGACCTCCCCGCCGACGTCATCACCCTCGCCTTCGGCACCAACTGCTGGTCCCGCGTGCCCTTTTCGGTCCCGCTCCTGTACGAAACCACCCGCGTGTTCCTCGAACTGGTCCGCCAGGGCCACCCCCGGACACCGCTGCTCCTCCTCTCCCCCGTGCTGCGCCCCGACGCGGAGCGCACCCCGAACAGGCTGGGCGCCACCCTGGGCGCCCTGCGCGACGCGATGGAGCGGGCCACCCGGGACCGGATCGCCGCCGGGGACGACCGCCTCGCCCTGCTGCCGGGCCGGGACCTGCTGGGCCCCGAGCACCTGGCGGACGGCCTGCACCCGAACGACGCCGGGCACCGCACGCTCGGCCTCGCTGTGGCCACGGCCATGCGGCGGGCCGGGTTCGACGCGGGGTGAGTGAAACAGCCCACATCGGACGGATTGAACAGATCGGCTCCAACGAGGCGTGTCCTGCACACAGTTGCCGACGCGACCGCTCCGAAAGGGCGCGGGTGCGGAGGCGGTCGTAGGACACACATGTGGGAGAGATCAAAATGGGCATCAAGCGCGGAACCACCCTGGCGGCCGTGGCGGTCGTCGTCGCACTCACCGCGACCGCCTGCGGCGGGGACGACAAGGCGGCCGACACCACCAAGCCCGCCGGAGCGGCCGCCCCCGCCCAGAACTCCGCCTCGGGCGACGGCTACGGCGACGGCTACGGATCCGGGGGCACGGATCCGGCCGCGGCCGGATCCGCCAAGCCCGCCGGGCAGCTGGCGATCGCGGCGAACGAGCAGCTCGGCTCGGTCCTCACCGACAGCGCGGGCTTCACCCTGTACCGCTTCGACAAGGACACCGCGAAGCCCTCCAAGTCCAACTGCGACGGGGACTGCGCGAAGACCTGGCCGGTGGTGGCGGCCGGTGACGCCACCGCCGCCGCGGGCCAGGACCCGGCGCTGCTGGGCGAGGTGGTCCGCAGCGACGGCAGCAAGCAGCTGACGGTGGCGGGCTGGCCCGTGTACCGGTTCAGCAAGGACACCAAGGCGGGCGAGACCAAGGGGCAGGGCGTCGGCGGCACCTGGTTCGCGGCGGCGCCCGACGGCAAGAAGGCGGCGAAGGCTGCGGCCCCGGCCCCCGGCGCGGCCGGGACCACGGGCGCGCTGACCGTGGCCAAGGACCCCAAGCTCGGCGACCACATCGTCGACGGCAACGGAATGACCGTCTACCGGTTCAAGCCCGACACCGCGTGGCCCATGGTCTCCAAGTGCGAGGGCGACTGCGTGGCCAAGTGGCCGGTCGTGCCCCCGGTGGACCAGGCCAACGCCAAGGGCATCATCGAGAAGAACTACCTCGTGCTGGACCGCCCCGACGGCAAGAAGCAGCAGACGGTGAACTGCTGGCCCGTCTACACCTTCACCGGCGACAAGAAGGCCGGCGACATCAACGGCCAGGGCGTAGGCGGCACCTGGTACGCGGTGGCCCCCGACGGCAAGCTCATCACCGGCCAGTAGCAGCGCGCCCCCGCCGGAGGGCTACCCCGACCGCGCGGCCCCCGCCCCTCTCCCCCCGGGCGGGGGCCGCGCACCATTTCGCCCCGGCGAAGCGGAATCTAGACTCGCTCGCATGCTGCGCGTACTGGCCGTCGACGACGAGAAGCCCCTGCTCGAAGAGCTCCTCTACCTGCTGCGCTCCGACCCCCGGGTGCGCAGCGCCGAGGGTGCCTCGGACGCCACCGAGGCGCTCCGCCGGATCACGCGTGCGCTGGAGAGCGGCCCGGACGGGCCCGACGGCATCGACGTGGTCTTCCTCGACATCCACATGGCGGGGCTGACCGGGCTGGACATCGCCCGGCTGCTGGCCGGGTTCGCGCGGCCGCCGCTGATCGTGTTCGTCACCGCCCACGAGGGGTTCGCCGTACAGGCCTTCGACCTCAAGGCCGTGGACTACGTGCTCAAGCCGGTCCGGCCGGAGCGGCTGGCCGAGGCGGTGCGGCGGGCCTGCGCGCAGACCGGGCAGACCGCCGAGCCGCCGGCTCCGGGCGGACCGTCCGCCTCGCCGACCGGGGCCGGGGCAGGGGCCGTTCCCGTGCCCGGACCCGGTTCCGTGCCCGGGGCCATGGCCCCCGTACCGGTCCCGCGCCGCCCCGTTCCCGAGGTCTCCGCCGGGGCCGGCCCGGACCGCGCCCCCGACCAGATCGCCGTGGAGCTGGGCGGCGTCACCCGTTTCGTGGCGATCGCCGACATCGCGTACGTGGAGGCCCAGGGCGACTACGCCCGGCTGCACACCGACGAGGGCAGCCACCTGGTGCGGATCCCCCTGGCCACGCTGGAGGAGCGGTGGGCGGCGCGCGGGTTCGTCCGGATCCACCGCCGCCACCTGGTGGCGCTCGGCCGCATAGACGAACTCCGGCTGGACGCGGGCACCACCACCGTCCGCGTCGGATCGGCCGAACTCCAGGTGAGCCGACGGCACACACGGGAGCTGCGGGACCTCCTGATGCGCCAGGCGATGGGCTGAACGCGCCGGGCGGGCGACCGGGCGGACGGCGGGGACAAGATGTGGAGACGGCGGGGAGACGGCGGGCCGGACGGCGCGCGACCCGCCAGGCGCCGGAGCGCCCGGCGCCCGACCGTCCGGCGCGCGGGCGAGCCGTTCGTCGCACCGGGAGGGGCGTACGGCGATCCGCCGGAGCCGTCGGCCGCAGCGGTGGCCCGCCGGCCCGACGCGACGACCGGCCGCGCGTATCGTGGATCTTCGGCCCCGGGAGGAGGCACATGTCCGAAATCCAGGCGCTGCTCGACGCGCTGACCGGACTGCCCCGCACCCGGCCCGCCGGACCCGCCGAGGCCGAGGCCCTGCTGGCCCGCCTGCGCAGCGCGGCCGCGCGCTGGGCCGACGTACTGTACGAGTCCCGCGAGGGTGCCCGCGGGCAGGTGCCGCCCCGGGCCGAGGCGGCGCTGACGCTGGCCTTCCGGCGCGCTGAGGAATCGTACGTGGAGCTGGAAATCGCCCTGCGGGACTGCGCGGAACACCGCGATCCCGCGCTCTGACGCCATCCGGCCGCTCGAGACGGCCTAGGCCGGTGACGGCCTGTCGCCGGGTCCGCGGGCATGCGTAGACTCCCGTGATCCGTCCCGGGGGTGCCGTCCGATCCCTCCCGGGGGGTCCGCCCGCCCCGCCCCAGCCGAAGGACCGACCGGTGAACCAGACGTACGCGCTGACCGCGGTCGCCGTCGTCGTCCTGGTCACGGTGGGGCTGGGCGCGCTGGGCCTTCGGATATCCCGGACGACCTCCGACTTCTACGTGGCTTCGCGCACGGTCGGCCCCCGCCTCAACGCGGCGGCCATCAGCGGCGAGTACCTCTCCGCCGCCTCCTTCCTCGGTGTCGCCGGCCTGGTGCTGCTCCAGGGTCCGCACATGCTCTGGTACCCGGTGGGCTACACCGCCGGCTATCTGGTGCTGCTCGTCCTGGTCGCGGCCCCGCTGCGCCGCTCGGGCGCGTACACCCTGCCCGACTTCGCGGAGGCCCGCCTCGAATCGCAGGCGGTGCGCCGGATCGCGGTGCTCTTCGTGCTCGGGGTCGGCTGGCTCTACCTGCTGCCGCAGCTCCAGGGCGCGGGCCTGACCCTGGAGATCCTGACGGGGGCCCCGCACTGGGTGGGCGGGGTGGTCGTCGCCTGCGTGGTGACGGCGGCCGTGGCGGCCGGCGGCATGCGCAGCATCACCTTCGTGCAGGCCTTCCAGTACTGGCTGAAGCTGACCGCGCTGCTCGTGCCGGTGTTCTTCCTGCTGGCGGCCTGGGTGGGCGACGGCGCGCCGCGCGCCTCCTTCGACGCCCCGGCGGCCTTCCGCGCCCACACCGCCGTGACCCTGGCCGAGGACGTCCGGCTGTCCCTGGACGCGCCGCTGACGGTGAAGGTGACCGGGCAGGTGGACGGGCGCCCGTACGCGGGCGAGTCCGTGACCCTGACCGCCGGGAGCCATTCCGTACGGGCCGACGCGCAGCTGGTGTTCGACCCGGACTCCCCCGTGCCCGGGACCCGGGCGGACACCGGGCCCGCGGTGTCGAGTTGGTCGGAGCCGCTGTCGGGGGCCCGGCCGGAGCTGCGGCTGTACGCGACGTACGGGCTGATTCTGGCCACTTTCCTCGGGACCATGGGGCTGCCGCACGTGGCGGTCCGCTTCTACACGAGCCCGAACGGGCAGGCGGCTCGGCGGACCACGCTGGTGGTGCTGGGGCTGGTCGGCGCGTTCTACCTGCTGCCCCCGGTCTACGGGGCGCTGGGCCGGATCTACGCCCCAGAGCTGGCCCTGACCGGTGAGGCGGACGCGGCCGTGCTGGTGCTGCCGGCCCGGATGGTGGGCGGGACGCTCGGGGAGCTGCTGGGGGCGCTGCTGGCCGGGGGCGCCTTCGCGGCGTTCCTGTCGACGGCCTCGGGGCTGACCATGGCCGTGGCCGGGGTGCTGCACCAGGACGTGCTGCCGTGGCGCGGGGTGGGGAGCTTCCGGGTGGCGGTGCTGGTGGCGATCCTGGTGCCGCTGGGCGGGAGCGTGGCGGCGACGGACGTGCCGGTGGCGGACGCGGTGGGGCTTGCCTTCGCGGTGTCGGCTTCCTCGTTCTGCCCGCTGCTGGTGCTGGGGATCTGGTGGCGCGGGCTGACCCCGCCCGGGGCGGTGGCCGGTCTGGTGACGGGGGGCGGGGCGGCGCTGAGCGCGGTGCTGGCGACCCGGGCGGGCCTGGCTCCGGCGGGCTGGCCGAACACGCTGCTGGCGTGGCCGGCGGTGTGGTCGGTGCCGCTGGGGTTCCTGACGATGGTGGTGGTGTCCTTGGGCACGCGCGGGCGGATCCCGGCGGGGACGGCGGCGACGCTGGCCCGGCTGCACCTGCCGGAGGCCGTGGCGGGCCAGGCCCCGGCCCGCGCGGCCGACGGCCCCCGGACCGGCGCCAAGGGCGGTGCTCCATGAGCGGGACGGTGCTCTCGGGCAGGGGCGGTGCTCCATGAGCGGAGCACTGCTCTCGGTGTTGGCCGCGGCCGGGGCCGTGGTGCTCCTGGGGCTCGGCTGGGTCGGCGGCCGGTGGCACGCCCGGCGCGGCGAACGCGCCTTCGGCCTCGACCTCGGCACCCCCGTCGAACGGGCCACCTTCCACACCCTGCACACCGCCTCGCTCGCCGCTCCCCCGCTGCGCGCCGGCCTCACCGAGGACGCCGCCCGCAAGGCCGCCAAACGCCTGCGCTCGCTGCTCGGCACCGAGGCCCTGTGCCTGACCGACCGCGCACACGTCCTGGCCTGGGACGGTCCGGGCGCCGACCACCACGAGCGCCGCGCGATGGCCCGGGTCGCCCAGATGCTGGAATCGGGGCGCAGCCAGAGCGTACGGACCGAGTGCGAGCGCCCCGACTGCCCGCTGAAGTGGGTGGTGGTGGCCCCGCTGACCGGCGAGGACGGAATGCTGGGCGCGCTGGTGGCCTACGGGTCCCGGGAGTCGGCGGTGCTGGTGCGGGCCGCGACCGAGCTCGCGCGCTGGGTCTCCGTACAGCTGGAACTGTCCGAGCTGGACCGTTCGCGGACCCGCTTGATGGAGGCGGAGATCAGGGCGCTGCGCGCGCAGATCTCCCCGCACTTCATCTTCAACTCCCTCGCCGCGATCGCCTCGTTCGTGCGCACCGATCCGGAGCGGGCCCGGGATCTGCTGCTGGAGTTCGCGGACTTCACCCGCTACTCCTTCCGCCGGCACG contains these protein-coding regions:
- a CDS encoding GDSL-type esterase/lipase family protein — translated: MSTWRTENAGEYAGEEAGEEAGEGAGGDSGEHPAQAGARFPTQATGTDHWLDPGPFLRGVAWLDKGRPVRADPADTMRLPWDTGERATLPIGVRLEFTAQGARAVEIRYRATVPGPTDALHDLAHGFALWDRHGVVRELYTEPAAEAVVRIELPGGPGPFIIHPPETQSPLILGVRGIGGRVSPAPPAPRWVVHGDSITEGWWSTRPAHGWPAVAGRALGWDTVNLGYAGAARGELATAEQLADLPADVITLAFGTNCWSRVPFSVPLLYETTRVFLELVRQGHPRTPLLLLSPVLRPDAERTPNRLGATLGALRDAMERATRDRIAAGDDRLALLPGRDLLGPEHLADGLHPNDAGHRTLGLAVATAMRRAGFDAG
- a CDS encoding SCO0930 family lipoprotein translates to MGIKRGTTLAAVAVVVALTATACGGDDKAADTTKPAGAAAPAQNSASGDGYGDGYGSGGTDPAAAGSAKPAGQLAIAANEQLGSVLTDSAGFTLYRFDKDTAKPSKSNCDGDCAKTWPVVAAGDATAAAGQDPALLGEVVRSDGSKQLTVAGWPVYRFSKDTKAGETKGQGVGGTWFAAAPDGKKAAKAAAPAPGAAGTTGALTVAKDPKLGDHIVDGNGMTVYRFKPDTAWPMVSKCEGDCVAKWPVVPPVDQANAKGIIEKNYLVLDRPDGKKQQTVNCWPVYTFTGDKKAGDINGQGVGGTWYAVAPDGKLITGQ
- a CDS encoding LytR/AlgR family response regulator transcription factor, translated to MLRVLAVDDEKPLLEELLYLLRSDPRVRSAEGASDATEALRRITRALESGPDGPDGIDVVFLDIHMAGLTGLDIARLLAGFARPPLIVFVTAHEGFAVQAFDLKAVDYVLKPVRPERLAEAVRRACAQTGQTAEPPAPGGPSASPTGAGAGAVPVPGPGSVPGAMAPVPVPRRPVPEVSAGAGPDRAPDQIAVELGGVTRFVAIADIAYVEAQGDYARLHTDEGSHLVRIPLATLEERWAARGFVRIHRRHLVALGRIDELRLDAGTTTVRVGSAELQVSRRHTRELRDLLMRQAMG
- a CDS encoding cation acetate symporter, which encodes MNQTYALTAVAVVVLVTVGLGALGLRISRTTSDFYVASRTVGPRLNAAAISGEYLSAASFLGVAGLVLLQGPHMLWYPVGYTAGYLVLLVLVAAPLRRSGAYTLPDFAEARLESQAVRRIAVLFVLGVGWLYLLPQLQGAGLTLEILTGAPHWVGGVVVACVVTAAVAAGGMRSITFVQAFQYWLKLTALLVPVFFLLAAWVGDGAPRASFDAPAAFRAHTAVTLAEDVRLSLDAPLTVKVTGQVDGRPYAGESVTLTAGSHSVRADAQLVFDPDSPVPGTRADTGPAVSSWSEPLSGARPELRLYATYGLILATFLGTMGLPHVAVRFYTSPNGQAARRTTLVVLGLVGAFYLLPPVYGALGRIYAPELALTGEADAAVLVLPARMVGGTLGELLGALLAGGAFAAFLSTASGLTMAVAGVLHQDVLPWRGVGSFRVAVLVAILVPLGGSVAATDVPVADAVGLAFAVSASSFCPLLVLGIWWRGLTPPGAVAGLVTGGGAALSAVLATRAGLAPAGWPNTLLAWPAVWSVPLGFLTMVVVSLGTRGRIPAGTAATLARLHLPEAVAGQAPARAADGPRTGAKGGAP
- a CDS encoding histidine kinase encodes the protein MSGALLSVLAAAGAVVLLGLGWVGGRWHARRGERAFGLDLGTPVERATFHTLHTASLAAPPLRAGLTEDAARKAAKRLRSLLGTEALCLTDRAHVLAWDGPGADHHERRAMARVAQMLESGRSQSVRTECERPDCPLKWVVVAPLTGEDGMLGALVAYGSRESAVLVRAATELARWVSVQLELSELDRSRTRLMEAEIRALRAQISPHFIFNSLAAIASFVRTDPERARDLLLEFADFTRYSFRRHGDFTTLAEELRSIEQYLALAGARFGERLKLTLQVAPEVLPVALPFLCLQPLVENAVKHGLEDSTEECRITIAARDAGAEALITIEDNGVGMDPALLRRILAGEHSGSPSGIGLPNVDDRLRQVYGDDHGLVIETGVGAGMKITVRIPKYRAGVHSSTPPGRFPRR